One genomic segment of Dethiosulfovibrio salsuginis includes these proteins:
- the csaB gene encoding polysaccharide pyruvyl transferase CsaB: MEKAVGVGGMSHFSAVLCGFYGMKNLGDELLLQGMIDLFASVGVGRDRLAVLSGDPDHTSRTYGVRSVSRWSPKDIWELCRSSQSLVLGGGGLFQDSTSVRSVSYYSGVMALARMAGCVTWVYGNSLGPLSSFAGRSMARLALKGVRSLALRDRSSMALANRLGLKAVMCPDPVTALSLERAYGDRVLVNLRPWDGRLEIEAARAIGGYLSSRSLTAVGVAMAPEDRDLMEGLVGKGLLDLEDIVLPDGANHPVWRSGGFSVGMRLHFNVLSSLSGIPGVAVPYDPKVRDYGSSVGYGVLGHGGTIEPSGPDFSWLESCKEMSGEVFRSCWKDVIKP; this comes from the coding sequence TTGGAGAAAGCTGTCGGTGTCGGTGGAATGAGCCATTTCTCCGCGGTTTTGTGCGGCTTTTACGGTATGAAAAACTTAGGTGACGAGCTACTTTTGCAGGGCATGATCGATCTTTTTGCCTCGGTAGGTGTGGGGAGAGACCGTCTGGCCGTCCTCTCCGGCGATCCCGATCACACCTCAAGGACCTATGGCGTCAGGTCGGTAAGCAGGTGGTCTCCGAAGGATATCTGGGAGCTCTGTAGATCCTCCCAAAGCCTCGTCCTCGGAGGAGGGGGCCTGTTTCAGGATAGCACCAGCGTCAGATCGGTGTCCTATTATTCCGGCGTCATGGCCTTGGCCCGTATGGCGGGCTGTGTCACCTGGGTTTACGGAAACTCTCTGGGCCCCCTTTCGTCTTTTGCAGGCCGGTCCATGGCGAGGTTGGCTTTAAAGGGGGTTAGGTCTTTGGCCCTTAGGGACAGGTCCTCTATGGCTCTGGCGAACCGTCTGGGCCTAAAGGCGGTGATGTGTCCCGACCCTGTCACCGCTCTCTCTCTGGAGAGAGCCTACGGAGACCGGGTTTTGGTCAACCTCAGGCCCTGGGACGGTCGTCTTGAGATCGAGGCTGCCAGGGCCATAGGGGGTTATCTGTCCTCTCGGTCTTTAACGGCGGTAGGGGTGGCTATGGCCCCTGAGGATAGGGATCTCATGGAGGGACTAGTTGGAAAGGGTTTGTTAGATCTTGAGGACATAGTCCTGCCCGACGGGGCTAACCACCCTGTGTGGCGTTCCGGTGGTTTTTCCGTAGGCATGAGGCTCCATTTTAACGTGCTTTCCTCCCTTTCCGGCATTCCCGGCGTGGCGGTCCCCTACGATCCTAAGGTGAGGGACTACGGCTCTTCCGTAGGTTACGGTGTGCTAGGGCATGGAGGGACAATAGAGCCCTCTGGCCCCGATTTTAGCTGGCTGGAGAGCTGTAAGGAGATGTCCGGAGAGGTCTTTAGGTCCTGCTGGAAGGATGTGATTAAGCCTTGA
- a CDS encoding cell division protein FtsX, protein MATFRYAFRDAFRIMKAHWGVSFLTLLTASAVFFLVGGTALFSLNMNQVTSSIEGDLSIQAFIDQEGDAKAVAGAMKSLPWVSSVRLISPDEALLKLKAKLGNQAKAVTLLGKNPLPWTVEIGSNRAQDVPSIVRELLSHGSVDDVVYAGALAERLAKVSATSSKIALAVLLVAVVVSALVLFNTIRIAVYSRKQEISVMLLVGATRLYVVLPFVIQGVFIGLFGSLIAVGVIQVFYGDVIASLSSTMPLLQFIQEGELLYRLYGILIGTGVMVGWICSWMAVSRFIAQALKPW, encoded by the coding sequence ATGGCGACCTTTAGATACGCTTTCAGAGACGCCTTCAGGATAATGAAGGCCCACTGGGGGGTCAGCTTTTTGACCCTCCTCACAGCTTCGGCGGTGTTCTTTTTGGTAGGAGGAACCGCCCTTTTCTCCCTGAATATGAATCAGGTTACGTCCTCCATAGAGGGGGACCTGTCCATCCAGGCCTTTATAGATCAGGAGGGGGACGCTAAGGCGGTTGCAGGAGCGATGAAGAGCCTTCCGTGGGTTTCGTCGGTAAGGCTGATATCCCCTGATGAGGCCCTTTTGAAGCTTAAGGCTAAACTGGGAAATCAGGCGAAGGCTGTGACCCTTTTAGGTAAAAACCCCCTCCCCTGGACCGTCGAGATAGGCTCCAACAGGGCCCAGGACGTGCCCTCTATCGTGAGGGAATTGCTTTCCCACGGCTCGGTGGACGACGTGGTCTACGCCGGTGCCCTTGCGGAGCGGCTGGCCAAGGTCTCCGCTACCTCAAGCAAGATAGCTCTGGCGGTGCTGTTGGTGGCGGTGGTGGTCAGTGCCTTGGTGCTTTTCAATACCATCAGGATAGCTGTTTACTCTAGAAAACAGGAGATCTCCGTTATGCTTCTAGTAGGGGCTACCAGGCTTTACGTGGTCCTTCCTTTCGTCATTCAGGGGGTCTTTATAGGTTTATTCGGATCGCTGATCGCTGTAGGGGTGATTCAGGTCTTTTACGGCGACGTTATAGCTTCCCTGTCCTCCACGATGCCTCTCCTGCAGTTTATTCAGGAGGGAGAGCTGCTTTACAGGCTCTACGGTATATTGATCGGTACCGGAGTTATGGTGGGGTGGATATGCAGCTGGATGGCTGTAAGTCGGTTTATAGCTCAGGCGCTGAAACCCTGGTGA
- a CDS encoding transketolase family protein — MADTIKDVLCRSLVGLAEEDDNMVVLKADGVSPWLSGFEKVFPDRCFNLGMAELDLVSTAAGMASAGKKPWVFSTASRLVGRAYDALRTAVALPGLPVKVVTFYGGVSAGEDGAVSQILEDLSLMRSLPGMSVWVPCDGLSCGPILKEAYKSDGPAYVRLSATDMPDVYDGQSLQAEVLGAVSLRAGDGVTLCACGIMVHEALRAASILAQQDITAEVLDCRSLSPLPERAILDSVHRTGCCVVAEEHSSRGGLGEAVASMLCKNYPVSCRFVSIEGRPGQSGSPRDLLEYYGLTYQQIVGAAVEAWTMRRR, encoded by the coding sequence ATGGCTGATACGATAAAAGACGTTCTTTGCCGATCTTTGGTCGGTTTAGCGGAAGAGGACGATAACATGGTGGTCCTGAAGGCCGACGGAGTTTCCCCCTGGCTTTCCGGCTTTGAGAAGGTCTTTCCCGATAGGTGCTTTAATTTGGGCATGGCGGAGCTCGACCTCGTCTCCACCGCCGCAGGTATGGCCTCGGCGGGAAAGAAGCCCTGGGTTTTCTCCACCGCCTCCAGGCTTGTGGGCAGGGCTTACGATGCCCTCAGGACCGCCGTAGCCCTTCCTGGGCTACCTGTTAAGGTGGTGACCTTTTACGGAGGGGTCTCCGCCGGTGAGGACGGGGCGGTTTCCCAGATACTGGAGGATCTCTCCCTGATGAGGTCCCTTCCGGGGATGTCGGTGTGGGTTCCCTGCGACGGCCTGTCCTGCGGCCCTATCCTAAAGGAGGCCTATAAATCCGATGGGCCCGCCTACGTGAGGCTTTCGGCCACCGATATGCCCGATGTCTACGACGGTCAGTCCCTTCAGGCGGAGGTTCTCGGCGCTGTTTCCCTCAGAGCCGGAGACGGCGTCACCCTCTGTGCCTGTGGTATTATGGTCCACGAGGCTCTCAGAGCGGCCTCCATTTTGGCACAGCAGGATATCACCGCCGAGGTGCTGGACTGCCGTTCTCTGTCCCCTCTGCCCGAGCGGGCCATTCTGGATTCGGTTCACCGAACGGGCTGTTGTGTGGTGGCGGAGGAGCATAGCTCCAGAGGAGGATTAGGGGAGGCGGTGGCCTCTATGCTCTGCAAAAACTATCCTGTCTCCTGCCGATTTGTATCTATCGAGGGCAGGCCGGGTCAGAGCGGTTCGCCGAGAGATCTTTTAGAGTACTACGGTTTGACATATCAGCAGATAGTGGGGGCCGCCGTTGAAGCGTGGACGATGAGGAGGCGATAG
- a CDS encoding transketolase yields MNLDDIALSVRKDVVRMVGNARSGYVASALSVLDILVYLYEREMSANPSGSDRDRLVMGKGHGCPALYAVLAHRGFFDREALWNFRKLGALLQGRPDGARTPGVDASAGSPGLALGIANGIAMAHRMDGLKGRVFCVIGDGELQEGALWESAMTSSYRKLGSVVLVVDQNGDQMAGPVSSVKAVEPLGDKFTSFGWRVSRCDGHDFNSMAQAFSSCGDGDVPSVVIAKTKRGKGISFFEDHQERDLSMSRIEAERALEELDDAGELNG; encoded by the coding sequence TTGAATCTGGACGATATAGCTTTATCGGTGAGAAAAGACGTGGTGAGAATGGTCGGGAACGCCCGGTCGGGCTACGTGGCCTCCGCTCTTTCGGTGCTGGATATCCTGGTTTACCTTTACGAGAGGGAGATGTCGGCAAACCCTTCCGGCTCGGATAGAGACAGGCTGGTTATGGGAAAGGGCCACGGTTGCCCCGCCCTCTACGCCGTGTTGGCCCACAGAGGTTTTTTTGACCGAGAGGCTTTATGGAACTTTCGGAAGCTCGGGGCTCTGCTACAGGGCAGGCCCGACGGAGCTCGAACCCCAGGGGTCGACGCTTCCGCAGGCTCTCCCGGTCTGGCACTAGGTATCGCCAACGGCATAGCCATGGCCCACCGTATGGACGGACTTAAGGGGAGGGTGTTTTGCGTCATAGGGGACGGAGAGCTTCAGGAAGGGGCTCTCTGGGAGTCCGCTATGACCTCATCCTATCGAAAGCTGGGGTCGGTGGTCCTGGTTGTGGATCAAAACGGCGATCAGATGGCCGGTCCTGTTTCTTCGGTGAAGGCGGTAGAGCCGTTAGGGGATAAGTTTACCTCCTTCGGCTGGAGGGTCTCCCGCTGTGACGGCCACGATTTCAACAGCATGGCCCAGGCCTTTTCCTCCTGTGGCGACGGTGACGTTCCCTCGGTGGTAATAGCTAAGACCAAAAGGGGAAAAGGCATCTCCTTTTTCGAGGACCATCAGGAAAGGGATCTCTCTATGTCTCGAATAGAGGCGGAGAGGGCCCTTGAAGAACTGGACGACGCAGGTGAGTTAAATGGCTGA
- a CDS encoding DUF5693 family protein, with the protein MMVFSWKRFFALSLLVSLALSLPGLAVRWNSEVARKSSVIVVDWKQIPALASQGEVTSSVALRSLMDQGVRGIIVGEVTGQELDNGVLPLWYGPLEDLPGSLRSALSADLTGTALSFPSNFSMAERWSLFLGLRFPKGRAVVAQGHSVFVIPQTREQLALKGVLPDFAGLDMASELSLPVIYRPAPRGMEPSKTVIDTVRLICERYNNVIGLAPSGEMVAGYPDISGLVEVVKERNLFVAQVEFSRQIGDKPLQWSVWPRVLSVHSVTDEEISSRRLDRKTIVDRMVRASVERSVSVLLFRVDPLGGGNQVLDRYGTDVKELREILAKRGIDDRWPAPMVDWGWSPTGAVALALVGLACVWAVGRRFAGADGPVSIKLILSFVLAVVGLAVALMQFSFVSRLGGAMVAAFVVTEASLVSLDNWRKPGRAVVVGLIVALVGGLAIASFYGSPLYMMRLKTFSGVKLTLFLPLVLVLLHDMRRREYPESLGELLGRPPIWGELFLAGLLVMAAGLMVYRSGNVSSVPAWEIQMRDTLEAWLVARPRTKEVFLGYPCLVLWCAIRRKDWIPRYREVFRLGAVVGFASVVNTFCHFHTRLPITLWRVFNGWWIGVTIGLLAVLLLFFLVVPLWRKLSVSVE; encoded by the coding sequence ATGATGGTCTTTTCCTGGAAGCGTTTTTTTGCCCTATCCCTTTTGGTCAGCCTTGCCCTCAGCTTACCTGGGCTGGCTGTCAGGTGGAACTCGGAGGTCGCCCGTAAGTCGTCGGTTATAGTCGTCGACTGGAAGCAGATTCCAGCCCTTGCCTCTCAGGGGGAGGTGACCTCGTCTGTGGCCCTTAGGTCCCTTATGGACCAGGGAGTAAGGGGGATAATAGTCGGCGAGGTTACCGGTCAGGAGCTGGATAACGGTGTACTGCCCCTGTGGTACGGTCCCCTTGAGGATCTTCCCGGATCCCTGAGGTCCGCCTTATCCGCCGATCTCACCGGCACCGCACTGTCTTTCCCGTCGAACTTCTCTATGGCGGAGAGATGGAGCCTGTTTTTAGGGCTTCGTTTCCCTAAAGGCAGAGCGGTAGTCGCCCAGGGTCACAGTGTTTTTGTCATACCTCAGACCAGAGAACAGCTGGCGTTAAAAGGGGTTTTACCCGACTTTGCAGGGCTCGATATGGCTTCAGAGCTATCCCTTCCGGTTATATACAGGCCAGCTCCTAGAGGTATGGAGCCCTCTAAAACGGTGATCGATACGGTTCGGCTGATATGCGAGCGTTACAACAACGTTATCGGCCTAGCCCCATCCGGCGAGATGGTCGCAGGTTATCCCGATATTTCCGGTCTGGTGGAGGTCGTAAAGGAGAGGAATCTTTTCGTCGCCCAGGTCGAGTTTTCCAGACAGATAGGCGATAAGCCTCTCCAGTGGTCCGTCTGGCCCAGGGTCCTCTCGGTCCACAGCGTCACCGACGAGGAGATATCCTCCCGGAGGCTGGACCGTAAGACCATCGTCGATCGTATGGTCAGAGCGTCGGTGGAGAGGTCGGTGTCGGTGTTGCTTTTCCGGGTCGATCCTCTAGGGGGAGGCAACCAGGTTCTAGATCGATACGGTACGGACGTCAAGGAGCTCAGGGAGATCCTCGCCAAAAGAGGCATAGACGACCGGTGGCCCGCTCCGATGGTCGACTGGGGCTGGTCCCCTACAGGGGCGGTGGCTCTGGCTCTGGTGGGGTTGGCCTGCGTCTGGGCGGTCGGTCGACGGTTTGCCGGAGCCGATGGTCCTGTCTCCATCAAGCTGATTTTGTCCTTCGTCCTGGCGGTGGTCGGTTTAGCCGTCGCCCTCATGCAGTTTTCCTTCGTCTCCCGTCTGGGAGGGGCGATGGTGGCCGCTTTCGTGGTTACCGAGGCCTCTTTGGTCTCACTGGATAACTGGCGAAAGCCCGGCAGGGCGGTCGTAGTAGGGCTGATCGTGGCCCTCGTAGGAGGTCTGGCGATAGCCTCCTTCTATGGCTCTCCCCTTTATATGATGAGGCTCAAGACCTTTTCCGGCGTAAAGCTGACCCTCTTTTTGCCTTTGGTCCTGGTGTTGCTTCACGATATGAGGAGGCGGGAGTATCCCGAGTCTTTAGGGGAGCTTCTAGGCCGTCCCCCGATATGGGGAGAGCTCTTTCTGGCGGGGTTACTGGTTATGGCCGCCGGGCTCATGGTCTACAGAAGCGGCAACGTCAGTTCGGTCCCAGCCTGGGAGATCCAGATGAGAGACACTCTGGAGGCCTGGCTGGTCGCCAGACCTAGGACGAAAGAGGTCTTTTTAGGCTATCCCTGTCTGGTCCTGTGGTGCGCTATAAGGAGGAAGGACTGGATCCCTCGGTACAGGGAGGTCTTTCGTCTCGGTGCGGTGGTGGGCTTCGCCTCGGTGGTGAACACTTTCTGCCACTTCCATACCAGGCTTCCTATAACCCTTTGGCGGGTCTTTAACGGCTGGTGGATAGGTGTCACGATAGGGCTTTTAGCGGTCCTCCTGCTGTTTTTCCTGGTCGTGCCTCTTTGGAGAAAGCTGTCGGTGTCGGTGGAATGA
- a CDS encoding cell division ATP-binding protein FtsE: protein MDIRMSGITKMFKPDILAISDLYLSIPRGDFVYLIGETGSGKSTLLRLLTREVRPSRGQLSVGGINLRKIRRGQLAHYRRDIGVVFQDFKLLSHLTAWENVSFVLEAMGFSPKLVKERTNDVMDRVGLWHRRNLYPPQMSGGEQQRVAIARAIVGSPPLFLADEPTGNLDPHTAEQVLKLLLSIHASGTTVIVATHDGGLVDSYRQRVVVLRQGRLIRDERGGRYEIDGDL from the coding sequence TTGGATATCCGAATGTCCGGAATCACCAAGATGTTTAAGCCCGATATACTTGCCATCAGCGACCTTTACCTGTCTATACCTAGAGGGGATTTCGTCTATCTTATAGGGGAGACCGGCTCGGGGAAGAGCACTTTGCTCCGGCTTCTCACCAGAGAGGTCCGTCCCAGTCGAGGTCAGCTGTCGGTGGGAGGCATCAACCTCAGAAAGATTAGAAGAGGACAGCTGGCCCACTACAGGAGGGATATCGGCGTAGTCTTTCAGGACTTTAAACTACTATCCCATCTCACGGCGTGGGAGAACGTTTCCTTCGTACTGGAGGCTATGGGGTTTTCCCCAAAGCTGGTAAAAGAGAGGACCAACGACGTCATGGATCGGGTGGGACTGTGGCACAGGAGAAACCTCTACCCTCCCCAGATGTCCGGCGGAGAGCAGCAGCGAGTGGCTATAGCCAGGGCGATAGTGGGCTCTCCTCCTCTCTTTCTGGCCGACGAGCCAACCGGAAACCTCGATCCCCATACGGCGGAGCAGGTCCTGAAGCTCCTCCTTTCCATTCACGCCTCAGGTACGACGGTCATAGTCGCTACCCACGACGGAGGGCTGGTCGATTCCTACAGGCAGAGGGTGGTAGTGCTCCGTCAGGGCAGGCTTATCCGTGACGAGAGAGGAGGGAGGTACGAAATAGATGGCGACCTTTAG